The genomic DNA GCCATGACTGCAGCCGCTCCAAGCACAGCATGGGAACACTTGTCACATAGCACTCAGTTTAGCAGAGGCTTTAAGTGGCttacagaaatgcatttcaaatggtaaaCACAAAGCAAACGCCACGAGAACTAGGCATAGGGACAGTTAGGATCATAAGTGCCCCCCCACCATCAGGGTGCTTGCTTGTGAAATAAAAGGGTTAGGTTTTAACAGAACCATTGAGTTCAAATGGAACAGATATATGCGTTTCGTGACAGCCAGTAGAAGCCAGTGCAAGGCCATGACATGTTTAACAGGTTGAAGACCAGGCAGACATCATTATTTTGGACCATTTACAGTGTCAGGATGGCACAGGGCACCGAGTCCACCGCCAAGGTGTTATAAGTAATTGCCTCTGTTGAAGTTGGTAAAAACAAATGTCCAGGACTGCACAATACAAGTCAAACTTCAAAGCCATATGAAATTTGAGACACAGATGTAGTTTAAAGCGGTCAAAGACAGTGCTCTTAAAAATATAGGCAATTACCTATATTTCAGATTGCAGGCAGAGTTATTCAGATGGCCAGGATGACAGCATCTACTTGAGCACTGGTAACACAGCTGGTCAAGggaatgcatgcatgcagtgtTTTCCTGTGACTGCTGTCTGTACAAACCTAGCTTGTGGGATTGGCATCACATCCTTTTAGAGATAGCACATGCTCATCTCCTTTCTCCGGGAGGTTGCAGCGATGCATGCCATTGAAAAATACAACCGAGTattcaaagaaactggaaaAAGCATGAGATATCGCAAaagaaatactgtacatgaattTAATCAGAGCATTTATGGCCTTTATTTAATACTATGAACAAACAGAATCTCTCAGACCttgcaccttttcctaccataCAGGCTTGAGCCATCCTAGAACatgataaaacactttttttttgtacccactacacaacacatgcagaaAATATTGAAACTCAACTGAACTGCATATATACACAATGTGGTCTTAGTtgcttaaaaaagaattatttcctttagaaaacatttttatgccAGTGTAAAAGTTGGTAAGTCTAAAAACACTAAGCAAGCTGTACTTCTAAACAAAGATTATATCCTCTTCACAGCATCATCAATCTCAGAGATTTGCTGCTTCAGCTGGCTCCACTGTTCTGGATTCAAAGAGATGCCTGAAATGATTACAAAAATGGATGTTAGGGTCATGTGACGCAATAGTGTTTACCAACTGGAGCGCTCGGTCAAGATACGATTTACCTTTCCTTCCGGGCTTCATTTCGCCCTCCTGGTCCATCCAGTACTCGCGAATGTCAATCAGCACCTTGCCTTTAAAGTCACGGACGCTCACATACCTCATCTTCCCGATCTGAAACACATACCAACTCAATACTAGCTGCTCACAAACTATCAACTACGCATCACGGTGCCAGAATAGAGCAACCAAAgttcagggggaaaaaaaaataataattcacaaGGGTAGaataattaatacattattacattacgcACTTCAGAATGTGTGAGAGGACTCACACAAagccaaaatgtattcaaaacttcaagtacaataaaaacaattgcaGTGCCTCTTACTTGGAACATGTTATCATCTTTGTTGCTGCCTTTGGAAGACCCGCCTGCCCTGGAACTCTCCCCAGACTTCTGTTTCTTTGAGGGCTTCTCAGGTGGGGTTGGCTTCTTCCTTTTGGCCTGTCATAAGAAACGCAATCCACATATTCATAGAGAATAACCTGTACCTGTCAGACGCTAAGCACACAGCTGAAATGCTACAGAGCCTGCCATTTCAACCACATCTAGTCCCAAACTGATGTTAAGATTCTAATTCATAAAACATGACAAGGCTGTATTAACAACAACCCAAGCACACACCTTTGTCTCCACTTCACTGTCAGAGTCGCTACCAGAGGTGGAGGTTGACAACACTTCCTTTGATTTTGGCATTCTGAAAGACAATATGTTGGGGATTATACAGcaagtataataaataaatgtatatactcAGTTGCTTTCATTTACTAGTAGTGACCtatacatcagcattagattgATAATTAAGAACGTTACAAAATGTGATCAAAATGGATGGCCAcgataaaatgtatgtttgcaAAGATGGCACTTTATAATGTCACTATATACCAAAGCATAAAGAGCTAGCGCAAGCGCATTTTCTAGCTCTACCACGAGCCACTTTACTTTCGTTTTCGGCTAGCTAGCTCAATTGTGAATTTTGAAATATGATAGCTAGAGACATTGTTCCATTAGTAACATTGAACAGAACGCTGTAGGACTTGTTAGGATAGTTAATGCGCAATTTTCCGCTAACACTAGTTAGTTAAGAATACCTCACAGTCTTGCATGTGTAGGTAGCTAGTTAACCAACAAGCAACTGTAACGTAAACGCCAGATGAAATTAacgttatctagctagctaacgttacaattGCAAAATTTCGAACATGGCCTGCTACCAAGCTAACGTAGCTTGTTAGCTCTATTTTATTCAGTTAGGTAGCCAACTTGCGTTTCTTACTATTGATTTTTGTAGCTAGCTATCAAGCCGGTCGGAATTATTCTATCGTAAATTAGTTGGCTTGCCGTAGTAGTAGATGCTCAAAAGTTAGCTTGCATGAGgattaaaatctaattttatcGCACACTTTTCTCGTAGGCCCACGAAACGAATGCAATTGTGCTTAAGAGTACTCAATTCACCGCAGAATTGCATCAATTTATGCAGAAAgctaaatgcaatattttactcTTCACACATTCACGCATCTTCATAGCTAGCTAGTACGTTACTCAACGGTGGTTAAAAAAACAGACCACTTACTTGGAATGGAAGAGCGTTGGGAAAGGATTGTGATGCACAGGCGCGGGAAGTCTTTGGGACTAGAGTTGAATAATGACGCTATATTCACGGAAATCAAGTTGGCGCATCTCATGCGCAAGTTCACCAAGCAAAGATGACATAAGGATTGCTAGTTTCATCTGCGCGAGCTATCAACCCATCAGGCTATATTCAAATCAGTCTGCCCGATACGCTGAATTTGTGAGATACAAGTCTAGCGTACTATGTGGATTGTTTATTGAATCAGTACGTTCCATGGGACTTCATTGATCTTAAAATCATGCCGTAATATTCACAACACCCTGAATATTTGATCCCATGTAGCGAGTTAGCGCTTCTCAGCGCTGGTCCACTTACATTATAGGGTATGCTTTTGTAGAATTCTGATTTGCACAAATGCacttaaatacagtacatacagtaaattATGGATAGGCTAATGGGTACACTCAATAGGAAGGGCCACTGAGATGATATTAATATAAGTTAATCAGCGCACATATATGACGTGTGCAAACAAGAACATTTTGGGAAGTTATACGGATGGCAGTTGTACAAAAGGAAGGCAtaacactgaataacactggttTGATTCaatttaaatacattcataaattGGATACATTCAATATATTAGCCCCAACACCTCTAGACACacataatgaattaatgaatattgTTTACTTACAGAAATCCTAAAAACAAACATTGGCCACAAGATTCTTGTAAATAAAGCGCAGTATCAGAATTATTGATAAATATTcagaaaaatactgtaaagtaaaaataatacagtCATTGACATTAGCTTTCATTTCCAACATATGGaaagtagtgcactttattaatgattcaatggaatcaacaaaagacttacatttttcaaatatagttttttacaatcacattgacactaatttcagaaccttaaGGGCATTTTTCAGAACtctaaacagtttttttcaattgcttgggtacaatgattttatgcattgcactgctgccatacgaTTGGCAGATTatataatcgcatgaataaataaggtattcctaataaagtgctcatcgagggttttttttctatgttctaAACCCAATTTGAATGGTGACTAAAACAGTGACCTCTAGTGGTCGatataaacatttcattaaaatatacatgaaaataaacatgcatttcatagGGGTACTGAAACGTTCTACATAATAAATGCATGTATACATCTGTAAAATGTGAAAGTTATGAGGCTAAACAAATATGCTCACATTCCTAACATTGAAGATataccacaaaacatttttataattatttctaTACATTATTAACACAAAAAGAGTAAATGCTTTTTGAACATatgatgtaaaaaaagaaaacatggtaATTCTGGACCTTAATTGAAccttcatatttaaaaaactatttagAATTCAAGGCCCAGCACTTAATTTCCATGAAGGCCCACCAGTCTTGAGTGATTTGACTCCCTTGGTTAATCATAAAGGGCTAAGAAATGAACTGTGGCTTAAAGTGAAatgacttttggtcccctaaaatgtactgactatgtataaaaaataatgtaattctTACACAGATCAGCTGATACGGCTGTAAATAACCCTCAAATTTAAAGTTAACCATCTGCACTCTAACatcatattaattgtttcatttcaaatccaatgtactggactacagagccaaaagcaaataaattgtaccactgtcaaaatgtttacagactgcactgtatacagaCATGAACTAGCCATACGTACAGTTAAACAAGAACACTGTTTACtcgaaataaatgaaaaatcaagtaaaaaaaatctcatttgaTTCTCTCTTCAGTTGCGAATTACTTGAGTAAATAGTTATTATACAATAACTGTTTAGTTAACATAATATTATGCAGTAATACATGGAGATAACATTTCTCGTTTTCGTGCACTGGCAAGTTCACAATTAAGGGACTGCCGAATGAGCAGTACCTCACTAATTCAGATCTGGTCTCATCTAATTGAAAAACATTCGTTTAGGCTGTATACAACTTTTCTTAGTGTTACTTAATTTAATAGCACTTTCTGATAAACCAGTTTTTGAATGCAACGATTTTTAATAAagctgaaaatgtttaaatacgTGATAGTACTGAAATGAATCCCACCTTCCTGTCCTTTAAGCGTTCGAAACTACAAGTTCCATCACCCACAAGGCGTATGCGCATGTTCAATATTAGGCATTTCCTGGTCTGACCTTCTAATATAAATCGGAAGGGTGAGGAGTCAGAGTTCGTCAGAGAACAGGAACCCAATGATTCCCATATGCCCAGTAGTCTCCTTCACCTATGGTAAGTAaatctaaattaaataatacaCAGAGCATATGTTTTTTGGTGGAACGATCGAGAATAAGATCTGGAGTGTTCATCTAGATGGGCTGGCTAGCTAATGCGTCCACAAAGCTACTTATCGTTGACAGTTTTGCTCCGAATATTGTGCGAGGATAGTCGGTTTACACGGTAAACGTTCACCCACCATTTCTCTCTGCAGTGCCCAGCCGGCTAGGTGAAGATGCCAAAATGGCCACCGGCAACTACTTTGGATTCCCCCATGGTGCCGCGCAGTACAGGTAAAATTGGCTGTGATAACGTTACAAGATAGCCTTTCCTTTGAGAGTGAGACGCTAGCCGTTTAATCGCCATTGAGGCTGCCTGTGTGGATACTGCAGTTGTTGTTCATCGAAggtaggggaggggagggggtgtgggatagggcagagggagagggggaggggggaagactAAGGAGAAGAGGACGGAGGTGGGGGTGGCGAAAGAGTATGCAGCACCAAGCTAATGCAGTACGGTGGTCATATTGCTTCGACGTTTCACTGGTCTGCAGTGGATTTTCCAAGGGTTTTACTGCTGTTTTCGGAGCGTTAATATTGATAAACGCGCACGTGCAGTTTCTCTGCAGAGAGGCTTGGCGTGATATGATTTTATACAAGCCCATGGTAAAATTATGCAACCTTGACATAACGTCCAGCATCAGCTAGCTACGTAAATGAAGCAGTTAAGATATACGTATTAATACAGCTAACTCTTCTGATTTTAGTATGGGAATACATACGAGTGCTCTTGGGAAAAGCCCATTCAAAGCAGTCATACATTCACTAGCATTGCAAATGATTCAATGATGAatagtttgcttagaaagtgtctgtttaacaaaaaaaaaaaaggaaacgtcGTGTTCTGTCAACGTCAACCATTGTTATTGAGTTTATGAAAAACGTAGCGGGCACTATATACAGTTAacaattggaaaaataaaagcttacgggtttcttgttttttttttttttttggagcaaAATGATATAGCAAGAGAAAAGGTTAAAACGTTTAGAAGGGCTGCCCCAAGACTATTGCAGATTACTTCTAtgcatttcttttaaatttttataCACCATATGTTCGTATCCAGGTTATCTGTTATGCAGTGTTCTTTACTGCAGCAGTTGCATTTTTCAATGAGAAATTTAATTATTTAGGCTCTGCTTTGTCAGTAGTATTGTATAGTGTATACTACAGGGTTGTATACGTCTAGTGTTAACACTAGAACTACCGT from Conger conger chromosome 12, fConCon1.1, whole genome shotgun sequence includes the following:
- the LOC133142336 gene encoding activated RNA polymerase II transcriptional coactivator p15-like, which encodes MPKSKEVLSTSTSGSDSDSEVETKAKRKKPTPPEKPSKKQKSGESSRAGGSSKGSNKDDNMFQIGKMRYVSVRDFKGKVLIDIREYWMDQEGEMKPGRKGISLNPEQWSQLKQQISEIDDAVKRI